The proteins below are encoded in one region of Brassica napus cultivar Da-Ae chromosome A6, Da-Ae, whole genome shotgun sequence:
- the LOC125610094 gene encoding AP2/ERF and B3 domain-containing transcription factor At1g50680-like has protein sequence METHLLLNTTHYSCNKQQHKLKKHSTDYSYDLRHSYTRALRCLPLCFLLILNPTLSLFLAMFLVSSVIPMDIAKSKASNTSDSYLPPKKRMRLSEPPTDKAPVSTAIKRVSFSDGTKYKGVVPQPNGRWGAQIYVDHKRIWLGTFSSAAEAAMAFDSANIKLRSFDTNSERNFPWSDLTVQEPVFQNGYTTEAVLNMIKDGSYQREFIDFLKTRSQVVVGLKQNRRDEEPNKCFSSRQLFQKELTASDVGRLNRLVIPKRYAVKYLPFISEREEGEIIDDVEVVFYDREMRPWKFRYCYWTSSQSFVFTRGWIGFVREKSLKEKDAITFYTCDVPTLEGQSKKFSMIDIHRFSDNDSVVTDDEEVNKTVHNISDDVMKPEKFFNSKLGEEEDRGGFMLFGVRIQ, from the coding sequence atggaaactCATTTGCTATTAAATACCACTCACTACTCATGCaacaaacaacaacacaaaCTAAAGAAACATAGCACTGACTATTCCTACGATTTACGACATTCATATACCCGAGCTCTACGTTGTCTACCTCTTTGCTTCCTTCTCATTCTCAACCcaactctttctctctttctcgcTATGTTTCTGGTATCCTCGGTTATTCCAATGGACATTGCAAAGTCGAAGGCTTCAAACACAAGCGACTCTTACTTACCTCCCAAGAAACGGATGAGACTCAGCGAACCACCCACCGACAAAGCACCAGTTTCCACTGCTATAAAGAGGGTTTCGTTTTCAGACGGCACAAAATATAAAGGAGTGGTTCCGCAGCCTAACGGTCGTTGGGGAGCTCAGATTTACGTAGACCACAAACGGATATGGCTCGGTACTTTCAGTTCGGCTGCTGAAGCCGCCATGGCTTTCGATAGCGCTAACATCAAGCTTCGAAGCTTTGACACTAACTCGGAAAGAAACTTCCCATGGTCTGATTTAACGGTCCAAGAACCGGTGTTTCAAAATGGCTACACAACAGAAGCTGTCTTGAACATGATCAAAGACGGTTCTTACCAACGCGAGttcattgattttctcaaaaCCCGGTCTCAGGTTGTCGTGGGATTAAAACAGAACCGAAGAGATGAAGAACCCAACAAGTGCTTCTCATCCAGGCAACTTTTTCAGAAGGAACTGACAGCGAGTGATGTTGGGAGACTCAACAGGCTTGTGATACCGAAGAGGTATGCGGTGAAGTATTTGCCTTTCATAAGCGAAAGAGAAGAAGGCGAGATAATAGACGATGTTGAGGTTGTGTTTTATGACAGAGAGATGAGACCATGGAAGTTTAGGTATTGTTACTGGACTAGTAGCCAGAGCTTTGTCTTCACCAGAGGATGGATCGGTTTCGTCAGGGAGAAGAGCCTCAAGGAGAAAGATGCGATCACTTTTTACACTTGTGATGTTCCGACATTAGAAGGTCAAAGCAAAAAGTTCTCGATGATCGATATCCATCGCTTTTCAGACAACGACTCCGTGGTCACTGATGATGAGGAAGTAAACAAGACAGTTCATAATATTTCTGATGATGTAATGAAACCAGAGAAGTTCTTTAACTCGAAGTTGGGAGAAGAAGAGGACAGAGGAGGGTTTATGTTGTTTGGTGTAAGGATCCaatag
- the LOC125610093 gene encoding AUGMIN subunit 4, which produces MVKALQGAAQNLPADVNQLIDQLERHCLAPDGSLVTKSAYYDLQLAREEMSRERLRYLEAMAIYCEAAAMVEEYQQALSVANHGGSRDVQGLYPQLGLKNSPQVYETLEHRLVVAEAAQKLRLPLISDDGEIHEEEIEKWSMLSRSSLDSASTSFTISSASNSVNYPNSSANSVAFGAADTDGVGGVPNRFLGITPAYLSYVQLQNTMSMDMADYQMFLAREIEGRLKDKCDKLADAIVDDTDSSTGNQNSSARLPERVKFIIEEIEREEAALREDLYSADRKFAEYYNVLEQILGVLIKLVKDLKLEHQHKYDEMQKTWLCKRCETMNAKLRVLEHILLLETYTPESIPALHSIRNYLVEATEEASAAYNKAVTRLREYQGVDPHFDTIARQYHDIVKKLENMQWTIHQVEMDLKAHA; this is translated from the exons ATGGTGAAGGCACTGCAAGGCGCGGCTCAGAATCTGCCGGCGGATGTGAACCAATTGATCGATCAGTTGGAGCGTCACTGCTTGGCTCCCGACGGATCTCTTGTTACCAAATCAGCCTACTACGATCTCCAACtc GCGAGAGAGGAGATGTCTCGGGAGAGACTGCGTTATTTAGAAGCTATG GCTATATATTGTGAAGCTGCAGCTATGGTAGAAGAGTATCAGCAAGCTCTTTCAGTTGCTAACCATGGAGGTTCTCGGGATGTTCAGGGTCTTTACCCTCAACTTGGCTTGAAGAATTCTCCTCAG gtTTATGAGACTCTAGAGCATAGGTTGGTGGTTGCTGAGGCAGCTCAGAAGCTGAGGCTACCTCTTATTTCAGATGATGGTGAAATTCATGAGGAAGAGATCGAAAAGTGGAGTATGCTATCGAGAAGCTCTCTTGATAGTGCAAGCACGAGTTTTACAATCAGCTCCGCTTCTAACTCGGTGAACTATCCGAATAGCTCTGCAAACAGCGTTGCTTTTGGTGCTGCTGATACTGATGGAGTTGGTGGTGTGCCGAATCGCTTTCTTGGAATAACACCTGCGTATCTATCATATGTCCAGCTCCAAAATACTATGTCCATG GATATGGCTGACTACCAAATGTTTCTTGCTCGTGAAATAGAAGGTAGATTGAAGGACAAGTGTGATAAGTTAGCTGATGCTATTGTTGATGACACTG ATTCATCTACTGGAAATCAAAATTCAAGTGCTAGACTCCCAGAAAG GGTTAAGTTTATAATTGAGGAGATTGAAAGAGAAGAAGCAGCTCTACGAGAGGACCTCTACTCTGCTGATAGGAAATTTGCAGAGTATTACAAT GTCCTGGAACAAATACTCGGGGTGCTTATAAAGCTTGTGAAGGATCTGAAGTTAGAACACCAACACAAATAT GATGAGATGCAGAAGACTTGGTTGTGTAAAAGGTGTGAGACTATGAACGCAAAACTAAG GGTTTTAGAACATATTCTCTTACTTGAGACATACACCCCTGAATCTATACCAGCTTTGCACAGCATCAG GAATTATCTAGTCGAGGCTACAGAAGAAGCTTCAGCTGCATACAACAAAGCG GTTACACGGCTGAGAGAATATCAAGGAGTAGATCCGCATTTTGATACAATTGCGAGACAATACCATGACATTGTTAAG AAACTGGAAAACATGCAATGGACAATCCATCAAGTAGAAATGGACCTTAAAGCGCATGCTTGA
- the LOC125610095 gene encoding AP2/ERF and B3 domain-containing transcription factor At1g50680-like: MNTEDAKTESPTVSSGCFLPLKKRMKLHNNPPNNALEVVVSGSAKYKGVVQLPNGHWGAQIYTDHKRIWLGTFRSAAVAAAAYDSASIKIRSYDANVHRNFPWSEYTVHEPAFQNEHTTEAVLSMIKDGTYQRKYREFFKKVQSKIGGRYNMVGPKEDQESKKGFSCTELFRKELTPSDVGKLNRLVIPKKYAVRYLPLLRDDQKEREEGEIVEDVEVVFYDRAMRPWKFRYCYWRSSQSFVFTRGWNGFVKEKSLKEKDAIVFYTCDVPTLEGQRKKFLMIDVHCSSDEGYAVCDEEVNETVHNSSEGGVKTEETKSVENKGGFMLFGVRIQ; the protein is encoded by the coding sequence ATGAACACGGAAGACGCAAAGACGGAGAGTCCAACAGTCTCAAGCGGCTGTTTCTTGCCTCTCAAGAAACGCATGAAACTTCATAACAACCCACCAAACAATGCCCTAGAGGTTGTGGTTTCAGGCAGTGCGAAGTACAAGGGAGTGGTTCAACTACCAAACGGTCACTGGGGCGCTCAGATATACACAGACCACAAAAGGATTTGGCTCGGCACTTTCCGATCCGCTGCTGTAGCCGCCGCGGCGTACGATAGCGCATCCATCAAGATCCGTAGCTACGACGCTAACGTGCACCGGAACTTCCCTTGGAGTGAGTACACGGTCCACGAGCCGGCCTTTCAAAACGAACACACGACCGAGGCAGTGTTGAGCATGATCAAAGACGGTACTTACCAACGGAAATATAGAGAGTTTTTCAAGAAAGTCCAGTCCAAGATTGGTGGGAGATACAACATGGTTGGACCAAAAGAAGATCAAGAATCAAAGAAGGGTTTCTCGTGCACGGAGCTGTTTAGGAAGGAACTGACGCCAAGCGATGTTGGGAAGCTCAACAGGCTTGTGATACCTAAGAAGTATGCGGTGAGGTATTTGCCTTTGTTAAGAGATGATCAAAAGGAGAGAGAAGAGGGTGAAATAGTAGAAGACGTTGAGGTTGTGTTTTATGACAGGGCGATGAGACCGTGGAAGTTTAGGTATTGTTACTGGAGAAGTAGTCAGAGCTTTGTCTTCACTAGAGGTTGGAATGGTTTCGTCAAGGAGAAGAGCCTCAAGGAGAAAGATGCGATAGTCTTTTACACTTGTGATGTTCCGACGTTAGAAGGTCAACGCAAAAAGTTCTTGATGATCGATGTTCATTGCTCTTCAGATGAAGGTTATGCTGTATGTGATGAGGAAGTAAACGAGACTGTCCATAACAGTTCTGAGGGAGGAGTAAAAACAGAAGAAACCAAATCAGTGGAGAACAAGGGAGGGTTTATGCTGTTTGGTGTTAGGATTCAATAG